From the Bacillus tuaregi genome, one window contains:
- a CDS encoding efflux RND transporter permease subunit: MKIIETAVKRPVGVIMLYLGILALGFVSLTNLAIDLFPKIDLPIAVVATTYQGAAPEEVEKLVNEPLEGAFSSIEGIESIQSQAMADSSLVIMQFQSGTNLDNALLEVREKVDQVKGFLPEDANDPSVLRFDPQQMPIMTLSLTGDEPESLVKLAEDTVSPYLERSEGVASVSIAGAKTREVQVELQPALLAQYGLSTSQVIQALSAENSSSSAGTITKGSKDLQVRFNGEFESIDDIKNMKLKLQSGEEIQLADIGAIHDAYKKESASSYVNGKPALVLSVMKQSDGNTVEVADGMYEAIEKIEERLPKDVELSTILDSSTFVRSSISSVTTNMLLAALISIVVVFIFLRSIRSSIIIGVSIPVSLIATFVMMYFSGETLNILSLGGLALGVGMMVDNSIVILENIVSYRQKGHSIKDAAILGTKELSGAIIASTATTLVVFLPIIFLEGLSADLFTPLALSVVFSLVASLVVAVTLVPMMSSKLLTKEMQVEAEKKSLFDRWFGAFEAFYKKALAYCIGHRKTTVGIVSLLVVGSLPLAAFLGASLFPASDQGQVTISVETPTGSPLTATEAVVQEIEEKMEPYKETIATNYVSVGSSGMGMASGANTASFTLQLVPKAERKMTTEELTKKLSEAVTDIPGAEITVSEATMGLGTGAAVQININGEDQLVLEELSQQVLWLISEVDGVKNPETSTSETQPEMLIEVNRQVASQYGLSYQQIMSEVRMGINGQVATRYREDGSEIDIKVILPENQRSSISDLEMMMIQTPSGTSVPLSTVAELVQVQGPSVINRDNQQRQVNVTSEVEGEDILSVTKAIEAELSTMNFPDGYSYSIGGQSEDMAESFTDLALALVFSIFLVYAVMAIQFESFLYPFVIMFSMPTAVVGIVVGLFITGLPISVPAFIGFIMLAGIVVNNAIVLVDYINILRSRGMDRTEAILQAGPSRLKPILMTTLTTVLGMIPLGLALGEGAESQQPMAVVIIFGLTFSMFFTLLFVPVIYTYFDGLSVKMKKWLKRDKKVKEEINNGHLDV; the protein is encoded by the coding sequence GTGAAAATCATAGAAACAGCTGTCAAACGACCCGTCGGCGTCATTATGCTGTACCTTGGGATCCTGGCGCTAGGCTTTGTTTCGCTTACGAACTTAGCCATTGATCTTTTTCCAAAAATTGATCTTCCGATTGCGGTTGTAGCTACCACATACCAGGGTGCGGCGCCTGAGGAGGTCGAGAAGCTGGTTAATGAACCATTGGAGGGAGCCTTTTCTTCAATAGAGGGAATCGAGTCGATTCAATCACAGGCAATGGCTGATTCATCCTTGGTGATTATGCAGTTTCAATCAGGAACCAATTTAGATAATGCACTGCTAGAGGTTCGGGAAAAGGTCGATCAGGTTAAAGGGTTTTTGCCGGAGGATGCGAATGACCCTTCTGTCCTGCGCTTTGACCCGCAGCAGATGCCGATTATGACACTAAGCTTAACAGGTGATGAGCCGGAAAGCTTAGTCAAGCTTGCTGAGGATACGGTATCGCCTTATTTGGAGCGGTCAGAGGGAGTCGCATCCGTATCGATTGCCGGAGCAAAAACAAGGGAAGTCCAGGTTGAGCTTCAGCCTGCCCTGCTAGCACAATACGGGCTTTCAACCTCACAGGTGATTCAAGCCTTAAGTGCGGAAAACAGCTCGTCTTCAGCGGGAACGATTACAAAGGGCTCAAAGGATTTACAGGTTCGTTTTAACGGTGAATTTGAGTCAATAGATGATATTAAGAATATGAAGCTGAAGCTGCAATCAGGTGAAGAAATACAATTAGCAGACATCGGTGCCATTCATGATGCCTATAAAAAGGAAAGTGCCAGCTCCTATGTGAACGGGAAGCCTGCCCTTGTCCTGTCTGTCATGAAGCAGTCTGACGGCAATACAGTCGAAGTAGCCGATGGCATGTATGAGGCGATTGAGAAAATTGAGGAAAGGCTGCCAAAGGATGTGGAGCTTTCCACTATTTTGGACTCTTCTACCTTTGTCCGCAGCTCGATTAGCTCGGTTACAACGAATATGCTATTAGCTGCTTTAATTTCGATTGTGGTTGTGTTTATCTTTTTACGAAGCATTCGTTCATCGATTATTATCGGTGTTTCGATTCCGGTTTCCTTGATTGCGACGTTTGTGATGATGTATTTTTCAGGCGAAACATTAAATATTCTATCACTGGGTGGATTAGCACTTGGTGTCGGAATGATGGTGGATAACTCAATTGTTATTTTAGAAAATATCGTCTCCTATAGACAGAAGGGGCATTCGATTAAGGATGCCGCAATCCTAGGGACAAAGGAATTATCAGGGGCGATTATTGCCTCGACCGCGACAACGCTTGTCGTCTTTTTACCGATTATCTTCTTAGAAGGCTTGTCGGCTGATTTATTTACACCACTAGCGCTATCGGTTGTGTTCTCGCTTGTTGCCTCATTGGTAGTGGCAGTAACACTTGTGCCGATGATGTCATCGAAGCTGTTGACAAAAGAGATGCAGGTGGAGGCCGAGAAAAAATCCCTTTTTGATCGCTGGTTTGGTGCCTTTGAAGCTTTTTACAAAAAAGCGTTAGCCTACTGTATTGGTCACCGGAAAACGACGGTTGGGATTGTCTCCTTATTAGTAGTCGGTAGTCTGCCGCTTGCCGCATTCCTAGGTGCGAGTCTGTTCCCGGCTTCTGACCAGGGGCAGGTAACGATTTCAGTTGAAACACCAACTGGTTCGCCGCTTACTGCAACAGAGGCGGTTGTTCAAGAAATTGAAGAAAAAATGGAGCCTTATAAAGAGACGATTGCGACAAATTATGTATCGGTTGGCTCCTCTGGAATGGGTATGGCGTCAGGTGCGAACACGGCCAGCTTTACACTGCAGCTTGTTCCAAAGGCCGAGCGAAAGATGACGACAGAGGAATTAACAAAGAAGCTGAGTGAAGCCGTAACGGATATTCCTGGTGCGGAAATTACCGTATCTGAAGCGACCATGGGCTTAGGAACAGGTGCGGCTGTCCAAATTAATATTAACGGGGAAGACCAGCTTGTGCTAGAAGAGCTGTCACAGCAGGTGCTGTGGTTGATTTCAGAAGTGGACGGGGTGAAAAATCCCGAAACTTCAACCTCTGAAACGCAGCCAGAAATGTTAATTGAAGTGAATCGTCAGGTTGCCTCACAATATGGTTTATCGTACCAGCAGATTATGTCTGAGGTACGGATGGGAATTAACGGTCAGGTAGCGACTCGCTATCGTGAGGACGGCAGTGAGATTGATATCAAGGTGATCCTACCTGAGAATCAACGCTCAAGTATTAGTGACCTTGAAATGATGATGATTCAAACACCGTCAGGCACATCGGTTCCGTTATCAACGGTTGCCGAGCTTGTTCAGGTGCAGGGACCGTCGGTGATTAATCGTGATAATCAGCAGCGTCAGGTGAATGTCACAAGTGAGGTAGAGGGTGAAGATATTCTATCGGTCACAAAAGCGATTGAAGCCGAGCTAAGCACGATGAATTTCCCTGATGGCTATTCCTACAGCATCGGTGGACAGTCTGAGGATATGGCAGAATCCTTCACAGATTTAGCTCTTGCACTAGTATTCTCGATATTCCTTGTCTATGCAGTGATGGCGATTCAGTTTGAATCCTTCCTATACCCATTTGTTATTATGTTCTCGATGCCGACAGCGGTAGTAGGGATTGTGGTGGGACTGTTTATTACAGGACTGCCAATCAGTGTTCCGGCGTTTATCGGATTTATCATGCTCGCCGGGATTGTTGTGAATAATGCGATTGTCCTGGTCGATTATATTAATATTTTGCGTAGCCGAGGCATGGACCGAACAGAGGCGATTCTGCAGGCAGGACCATCCCGTCTGAAGCCGATTCTGATGACGACCCTTACAACGGTATTAGGGATGATTCCATTAGGATTGGCACTAGGAGAAGGTGCGGAATCCCAGCAGCCAATGGCTGTAGTAATCATCTTTGGCTTAACCTTCTCGATGTTCTTTACCCTCCTGTTTGTACCGGTTATTTACACGTATTTTGATGGATTATCGGTTAAAATGAAGAAGTGGTTGAAGCGGGATAAGAAGGTGAAGGAAGAAATAAATAATGGTCATCTGGACGTATAG
- a CDS encoding DUF2334 domain-containing protein has product MIYRPMKVQMIPWVLIICLTLFIFFSYTPSSKADEKESPKVLVIYTSQDGEINEYQRYLDLIVSHFSNDVTFISSDKVVKEDLTAVTHLFYYGQVAQQLSPEFSTLFDGFTGNFVAIGYNTEQFGQIFSFVHPTDGAEINQLYKIGPNEKPMEVYEQYILGVQPDSGTEVLLEGKSLSTNMTYPVLIKNQKNYFYAIEDIYSENSILLGEMLHDVFQTTNHSSHPGYIRLEDVHPLVDPKPLGEIAEILKQKNIPYMIAVIPIYTNPETGEKHTFADSPKLLKVLKEMQKNGGSIVLHGYTHQYRASETGEGFEFWDVDNNSPIYSPTNEPYSVKKESDFSSKAEYESYIADLKKFETKYIEEKIKSGIHELTKYGLYPLAFEAPHYTMSQNGYKILANHFSTYVGQVQLSDKDWEIMNSTPYITEPTFFHGMQLLPETMGYVKPRDPEAIQTMLDKAELHSYTKDGMFAAFYHPYLGSEGFNKLIVEMEKLPISWIDLKQMDNWVKVDNVTIHTENGEILVEMDKGKVFWSSMDAPLFYFKEFINKVVWGMAALGGAAVIAFIIFTIYLKGRKKQIEG; this is encoded by the coding sequence ATGATTTACAGACCAATGAAGGTACAGATGATTCCATGGGTGCTTATTATTTGTCTGACCTTATTTATCTTTTTCAGTTATACGCCGTCTAGTAAAGCGGATGAAAAAGAAAGTCCTAAAGTATTAGTCATTTACACGTCGCAGGATGGGGAAATAAATGAATATCAAAGGTATTTAGATTTGATTGTCAGTCATTTTTCCAATGATGTAACATTTATCAGCAGTGATAAAGTAGTGAAAGAGGATCTAACAGCTGTTACTCATCTTTTTTATTACGGTCAGGTAGCCCAACAACTATCACCTGAATTTTCTACGTTATTTGATGGCTTTACTGGTAATTTTGTGGCGATTGGTTATAACACAGAGCAGTTTGGTCAGATATTTTCATTTGTTCATCCTACTGATGGAGCTGAAATAAATCAGCTCTATAAAATAGGTCCAAATGAAAAACCAATGGAGGTATACGAACAATATATTTTGGGTGTTCAACCAGACAGCGGCACAGAAGTTTTATTAGAAGGTAAAAGCTTAAGCACTAATATGACTTATCCAGTTCTGATAAAAAATCAAAAGAATTATTTCTATGCAATTGAAGATATCTACTCGGAAAATTCAATCCTCCTTGGTGAAATGCTTCATGATGTTTTCCAAACCACTAATCATTCTTCACATCCAGGATACATTCGTTTAGAGGATGTTCATCCATTAGTTGATCCTAAACCTCTCGGAGAAATTGCTGAAATATTAAAACAAAAGAATATTCCCTATATGATTGCTGTTATCCCAATCTATACAAATCCAGAAACCGGTGAAAAACATACATTTGCAGATTCTCCAAAGCTGTTAAAGGTACTAAAGGAGATGCAAAAAAATGGGGGAAGTATAGTTCTACATGGGTATACCCATCAATATCGGGCAAGTGAAACAGGGGAAGGGTTTGAATTCTGGGATGTGGACAATAACTCACCTATTTACTCGCCCACAAATGAACCGTATTCAGTAAAGAAAGAAAGCGATTTTAGTTCAAAGGCTGAATACGAATCGTATATAGCTGATTTAAAAAAGTTTGAAACAAAGTATATTGAAGAAAAAATTAAAAGTGGGATTCATGAATTGACGAAATATGGACTCTATCCGCTGGCTTTTGAAGCGCCGCATTATACGATGTCTCAAAATGGTTATAAAATATTAGCGAACCATTTTTCAACCTATGTTGGCCAGGTTCAATTAAGTGATAAGGATTGGGAAATTATGAATTCCACTCCATATATTACGGAACCTACCTTTTTCCATGGAATGCAATTACTTCCTGAAACGATGGGTTATGTAAAACCACGTGACCCGGAAGCTATCCAAACCATGTTGGACAAGGCTGAACTACACAGTTATACGAAGGATGGAATGTTTGCAGCCTTTTATCATCCTTATTTAGGATCTGAAGGCTTTAATAAGTTAATTGTGGAGATGGAAAAACTCCCTATTTCATGGATAGATTTAAAGCAAATGGATAATTGGGTGAAGGTTGATAATGTGACCATCCATACGGAAAACGGAGAGATTCTTGTAGAAATGGATAAGGGAAAAGTGTTTTGGTCTTCAATGGACGCTCCTCTCTTTTACTTTAAGGAATTTATCAATAAAGTGGTATGGGGAATGGCTGCATTAGGTGGTGCGGCAGTTATCGCATTCATTATTTTTACCATTTATCTAAAAGGCAGAAAAAAACAGATAGAAGGGTGA